In Luteitalea sp. TBR-22, one genomic interval encodes:
- a CDS encoding molybdenum cofactor biosynthesis protein B, translating into MSHTEHRAAAPASVRCAVLTISDTRTVETDTGGARLVALLEGAGHQVVGRGLVRDDESAVQRWIQAQRARDEVDAIFTTGGTGIARRDTTMEAIAAMFDKPLPGFGELFRMLSYQEIGAAAMLSRACAGVTQCRILVALPGSENAISLAMERLVLPELGHLVREARR; encoded by the coding sequence ATGTCTCACACCGAACACCGCGCCGCTGCCCCCGCCTCCGTCAGGTGCGCGGTCCTCACCATCAGCGACACGCGCACGGTGGAGACCGACACGGGCGGCGCCCGCCTGGTCGCCCTGCTCGAGGGCGCCGGGCACCAGGTGGTCGGGCGCGGCCTGGTCCGCGACGACGAGAGCGCCGTGCAGCGCTGGATTCAGGCGCAGCGGGCGCGCGACGAGGTGGACGCGATCTTCACGACGGGCGGCACCGGGATCGCCCGGCGCGACACGACGATGGAGGCCATCGCGGCGATGTTCGACAAGCCCCTCCCCGGCTTCGGCGAACTGTTCCGCATGCTCAGCTACCAGGAGATCGGCGCGGCGGCGATGCTGAGCCGGGCCTGCGCGGGCGTCACCCAGTGCCGCATCCTCGTGGCACTCCCCGGGTCGGAGAATGCGATCAGCCTGGCCATGGAGAGGCTGGTGCTTCCGGAACTGGGCCACCTCGTGCGCGAAGCGAGGCGATGA
- a CDS encoding glycoside hydrolase family 3 protein, with protein sequence MAARACRPLLLASLLAAALAMAGSAREAIPPLDKEARRWVDRTLAGLSLDERVGQVLASSFFGTYTSSDSTTFDALKGLVEEQRLGGFLVFGGRLPSPGVLLNPTYPVVTLGDPYASASMFNRLQALSKVPLLNSGDFETSVAFRLAGATAFPRAMAFGAAGDERLAFEAGRINAVESRALGVHLVFGPVADVNNNANNPVINTRSFGEDPEQVARLAAAFARGLQAGGAIATLKHFPGHGDTDVDSHLGLPRVPHDRPRLDAIELLPFRRGIAAGVGAVMVGHLVLPAIDPAPDTPSTLSAPIVTGLLRKELGFEGLAVTDSMQMDAVARALPPGEAAVRAFAAGNDIVLHSPDDRAAHAALRDAVASGRIPATQLEASVRRVLEAKARLGLHLNRRVDLDAIATIVGTRAHAAVADEVSQRAITLLRDEPASVPLTLPAQAQVLYVSAVDTAGNWGVAAPGRALLADLRARDLRVTAVELSDRTTPGELELLRAAAPRYDAIVVGAFVRVASGTGRVDLAPGVVSTITALARTGAAAKVPVVGVIFGSPYAVIGLPTLPSVLLTYDLYDRAERSAAGALFGERAIGGKVPVMIPGVAKIGDGLTRRAR encoded by the coding sequence ATGGCTGCCCGCGCCTGCCGACCCCTGCTGCTCGCCTCGCTGCTTGCTGCCGCCCTCGCGATGGCGGGGAGCGCGCGGGAGGCGATCCCGCCGCTCGACAAGGAGGCCCGCCGTTGGGTGGACCGCACGCTGGCGGGGCTCTCCCTCGACGAGCGCGTCGGCCAGGTGCTGGCCTCGTCGTTCTTCGGCACGTACACCAGCAGCGACTCGACGACGTTCGACGCGCTGAAGGGCCTGGTTGAGGAGCAGCGGCTCGGCGGCTTCCTCGTGTTCGGCGGGCGGCTGCCGTCGCCGGGCGTGCTGCTGAACCCCACGTACCCGGTGGTCACGCTCGGCGACCCGTACGCGTCGGCGTCGATGTTCAACCGGTTGCAGGCCCTGTCGAAGGTGCCCCTGCTCAACTCCGGCGATTTCGAGACGAGCGTCGCGTTCAGGCTGGCCGGGGCCACGGCCTTTCCCCGAGCGATGGCCTTCGGCGCGGCGGGCGACGAGCGCCTGGCCTTCGAGGCCGGCCGCATCAACGCGGTGGAGTCACGCGCGCTCGGCGTGCACCTGGTGTTCGGGCCGGTTGCCGACGTCAACAACAACGCCAACAATCCGGTCATCAACACGCGGTCGTTCGGCGAGGATCCGGAGCAGGTGGCGCGGCTCGCCGCGGCGTTCGCCCGCGGCCTGCAGGCGGGAGGCGCGATCGCCACGCTCAAGCACTTCCCGGGCCACGGCGACACCGATGTCGACTCGCACCTCGGGCTGCCGCGGGTGCCGCACGACCGCCCCCGCCTCGACGCCATCGAGCTGCTGCCGTTCAGGCGCGGCATCGCCGCGGGCGTCGGCGCGGTGATGGTCGGTCACCTGGTGCTGCCGGCGATCGATCCGGCGCCCGACACGCCGAGCACGCTCAGCGCGCCGATCGTCACCGGCCTGCTGCGCAAGGAACTCGGCTTCGAGGGACTGGCCGTCACCGATTCGATGCAGATGGACGCGGTGGCTCGTGCGTTGCCGCCCGGGGAGGCCGCAGTCCGGGCCTTCGCTGCCGGCAACGACATCGTGCTGCACTCGCCCGACGACCGCGCCGCGCATGCAGCCCTCCGCGACGCCGTGGCGTCGGGCCGGATCCCGGCCACGCAGCTCGAGGCCTCCGTGCGACGCGTGCTCGAAGCCAAGGCGCGCCTGGGGCTGCACCTGAACCGCCGCGTCGATCTCGATGCCATCGCGACCATCGTCGGCACGCGGGCCCATGCCGCCGTCGCCGACGAGGTGAGCCAGCGCGCCATCACGCTGCTGCGCGACGAGCCGGCGTCGGTGCCGCTGACCCTCCCGGCGCAGGCGCAGGTGCTCTACGTGTCGGCCGTCGACACGGCGGGCAACTGGGGTGTCGCCGCGCCGGGGCGTGCGCTGCTCGCCGACCTGCGGGCGCGGGACCTGCGCGTCACGGCGGTGGAACTCTCGGACCGCACCACGCCCGGCGAGCTCGAGCTGCTCAGGGCCGCCGCGCCCCGCTACGACGCGATCGTCGTCGGCGCATTCGTGCGTGTCGCGTCAGGCACGGGCCGTGTCGATCTCGCGCCGGGCGTGGTGTCGACGATCACCGCGCTGGCGCGCACCGGTGCGGCGGCGAAGGTGCCCGTGGTCGGGGTGATCTTCGGCAGCCCCTACGCGGTGATCGGGCTGCCGACGCTGCCGTCGGTGCTGCTGACGTACGACCTCTACGATCGCGCGGAACGATCGGCGGCAGGCGCGTTGTTCGGCGAGCGCGCCATCGGCGGCAAGGTGCCGGTGATGATTCCCGGCGTGGCGAAGATCGGCGACGGCCTGACCAGACGGGCACGGTAG
- a CDS encoding GH116 family glycosyl-hydrolase, giving the protein MADECCPGGTCTPQVDRRDFVRLVGLGLTSAAAPAGVQAASAPTTEQAGPPPGDVPGAAALLADDAWPSLRVYDRHHLARIALPLGGIGTGTVSLGGRGDLRDWEVMNRPGKGFVPAFAGAAPFLALYTRRGTSPAVCRLLEGPVDDHAWEGSHGAPGANLNLPRFRDAAFATAYPFGRVVLRDDDVPLEVHVKAFNPLVPGDADASGLPLASITVELHNTSGEQVSAAVCATLPNFIGVDGSQTTKDWKGDRQYVGAKGNRIASRDADGLHGLVYTSAGVDPLAETWGTLALATTATAGVTRRTSWVAPRWGVPLLDFWDDFSADGRLDERAGDPDVNTPVGSLAVSIEVPAGATRAVTFLLAWHFPNRYTWTPAHTPPSGDDRIGNHYTTRWSDAWEVLAREAPRLDALRMRTARFVDGVCRSDLPPEVKEAALFNVSTLRTQTCFRTPDGTLFGWEGIADTQGCCHGSCTHVWNYEQATAYLFGDLAWSMREVEFGPAIDAQGMMSFRVHLPLSRGAAFGKAAADGQMGCVMKAYRDWQLSGRDDDLRRLWPAIKRSVEFCWIPGGWDADRDGVMEGCQHNTMDVEYYGPNPQMGLWYLGALRAATEMATYVGDAPFAETCRTLYARGRAWIDTQLFNGEYYEHEVRPPSSASAVAPSLQVGMGAKDVTKPEFQLAKGCLVDQLVGQFMARVCDLGSLVDVDHARTTLRSILKYNARSDMHAHFNNMRVFAMGEDAALLMASYPKGRPENPFPYFTEVMTGFEYAAAVGMLYEGLEAEGLQCIRMIRARYDGRRRNPFDEAECGHHYARAMASWAAILALTGFHYSAVTRLLRVAERPGRYPWSTGYASGVMHIGERAPGTADRAPGTARRRFTLEVHEGRLALEFVRVGEGAVVPSGRTQPLVGGDRVEIAYR; this is encoded by the coding sequence ATGGCTGACGAGTGTTGCCCTGGCGGGACCTGCACGCCGCAGGTGGATCGACGCGACTTCGTGCGCCTGGTCGGCCTCGGGCTGACGTCGGCGGCCGCGCCAGCGGGTGTGCAGGCGGCATCGGCGCCGACGACCGAGCAGGCCGGGCCGCCTCCTGGGGATGTGCCGGGCGCCGCGGCGCTGCTCGCAGACGACGCGTGGCCGTCGCTGCGCGTGTACGACCGCCACCACCTGGCGCGCATCGCGCTGCCGCTCGGCGGCATCGGCACGGGCACCGTGTCACTCGGCGGCCGTGGCGACCTGCGCGACTGGGAGGTGATGAACCGCCCGGGCAAGGGCTTCGTGCCCGCCTTCGCGGGCGCCGCGCCCTTCCTCGCGCTCTACACCCGGCGTGGCACGTCGCCGGCCGTCTGCCGGCTGCTCGAGGGCCCGGTGGACGATCATGCGTGGGAGGGCAGCCACGGCGCGCCGGGCGCGAACCTGAACCTGCCCCGCTTCCGCGATGCGGCGTTCGCCACCGCCTACCCGTTCGGCCGCGTCGTGCTGCGCGACGACGACGTGCCGCTCGAGGTGCACGTCAAGGCCTTCAATCCACTCGTGCCCGGCGATGCCGACGCCAGCGGACTCCCGCTCGCCTCGATCACCGTCGAACTGCACAACACGAGCGGCGAGCAGGTATCGGCGGCGGTGTGCGCGACGCTGCCCAACTTCATCGGCGTCGACGGCTCGCAGACGACGAAGGACTGGAAGGGCGATCGTCAGTACGTCGGGGCGAAGGGCAACCGCATCGCGAGCCGCGACGCCGACGGGCTGCACGGACTCGTCTACACGTCGGCCGGCGTCGACCCGCTCGCCGAGACCTGGGGAACGCTGGCGCTCGCGACGACGGCGACCGCGGGCGTGACGCGACGGACATCCTGGGTGGCCCCCCGCTGGGGCGTGCCGCTGCTCGACTTCTGGGACGACTTCTCGGCCGACGGCCGCCTCGACGAGCGCGCGGGTGATCCCGACGTCAACACGCCGGTGGGTTCGCTCGCGGTGTCGATCGAGGTGCCTGCCGGCGCGACGCGCGCGGTGACCTTCCTCCTCGCGTGGCACTTCCCCAACCGCTACACGTGGACGCCGGCGCACACGCCGCCGTCGGGCGACGACCGCATCGGCAACCACTACACGACGCGCTGGAGCGACGCGTGGGAGGTACTGGCGCGCGAGGCGCCGCGCCTCGACGCGCTCCGGATGCGCACCGCGCGGTTCGTCGACGGCGTGTGCCGCAGCGACCTGCCGCCCGAGGTGAAGGAAGCCGCGCTGTTCAACGTCAGCACGCTGCGCACGCAGACGTGCTTCCGCACGCCTGACGGCACCTTGTTCGGCTGGGAGGGCATCGCCGACACGCAGGGCTGCTGCCACGGCTCGTGCACGCACGTCTGGAACTACGAGCAGGCGACGGCGTACCTGTTCGGCGACCTTGCGTGGTCGATGCGCGAGGTCGAGTTCGGGCCGGCGATCGACGCGCAGGGCATGATGAGCTTCCGGGTGCACCTGCCGCTGTCGCGCGGCGCGGCATTCGGCAAGGCTGCCGCCGACGGGCAGATGGGCTGCGTGATGAAGGCCTATCGCGACTGGCAGCTCTCGGGCCGCGACGACGACCTGCGGCGCCTGTGGCCGGCCATCAAGCGCAGCGTGGAGTTCTGCTGGATCCCGGGTGGCTGGGACGCCGACCGCGACGGCGTGATGGAAGGCTGCCAGCACAACACGATGGACGTCGAGTACTACGGGCCGAACCCGCAGATGGGCCTGTGGTACCTCGGCGCCCTGCGCGCCGCGACCGAGATGGCCACCTACGTCGGCGACGCGCCGTTCGCGGAGACCTGCCGCACCCTCTACGCGCGCGGCCGCGCGTGGATCGACACGCAGCTGTTCAACGGCGAGTACTACGAACACGAGGTGCGTCCGCCGTCGAGCGCGTCGGCGGTGGCGCCGAGCCTGCAGGTCGGCATGGGCGCCAAGGACGTCACGAAGCCGGAGTTCCAGCTCGCGAAGGGCTGCCTCGTCGACCAGCTCGTGGGGCAGTTCATGGCGCGCGTCTGCGACCTCGGTTCGCTGGTCGACGTCGATCACGCGCGCACGACCCTGCGCAGCATCCTCAAGTACAACGCGCGGTCGGACATGCATGCGCACTTCAACAACATGCGCGTGTTCGCGATGGGCGAGGACGCCGCGCTGCTGATGGCCAGCTATCCGAAGGGCCGTCCCGAGAACCCGTTCCCGTACTTCACCGAGGTGATGACCGGGTTCGAGTACGCGGCCGCCGTCGGGATGCTGTACGAGGGCCTCGAAGCCGAGGGCCTCCAGTGCATCCGCATGATCCGGGCGCGTTACGACGGACGCCGACGCAACCCGTTCGACGAGGCCGAGTGCGGCCATCACTACGCTCGCGCGATGGCGAGCTGGGCGGCGATCCTCGCGCTGACCGGCTTCCACTACTCGGCGGTGACCAGGCTGCTGCGCGTGGCGGAGCGGCCGGGCCGCTATCCGTGGTCCACCGGCTACGCGTCGGGGGTGATGCACATCGGCGAGCGGGCACCGGGCACCGCGGACCGGGCACCGGGGACCGCACGCCGGCGCTTCACGCTCGAGGTACACGAGGGGCGCCTGGCCCTGGAGTTCGTGCGCGTCGGCGAGGGTGCGGTGGTGCCGTCCGGGCGCACGCAGCCGCTGGTCGGCGGCGACCGCGTGGAGATCGCGTACAGGTAG
- a CDS encoding adenylate/guanylate cyclase domain-containing protein, with product MTISFRGRLLAALVGSVGLLGLASFLVVGHQTQRQVDRVAAHTADRTRRALAEVERLRRAELTRVARRLTSSIRIAAALDAVVSGGDRREFVEQVQYELALAELREGLVQFSDAQGTPVLTLLDSAPVDADRSRPAPVSGDAAGAYRIVAGRLFMVITEALTLFDSQVGSLTLGFAVDDEVATRLAAIVEADVCFAAGRCLAASPGAKDAALAMALVSAAKVEVPTFLTHGGRRLAIVATPLAGSGPAVAVSAVPLDEVIGPFDRIRRVGLVAAAGALLLAVLLGAVLSAQLTQPIRTLVAATTRVRRGEYDFQVTVPHADEFGTLAGAFNQMTEGLLLKERYRSVLDKVVSPDVAAELLKGDLQLGGETREVSTLFADVRGFSSLTEHLPPQDVIAMLNEWLELAARTITDEGGVVDKYVGDMVMGVFGAPVADAQHALHAVRAALRLRDVTRTFDQARRARGDTPFAIGVGVNSGPAVAGNMGSSTRLNYTVLGASVNAANRLCSEAGAGEVLIGDRTHALVAPHVVARALEPRPIKGFSTPVTPYLVHGLAGDAEVRA from the coding sequence GTGACCATCAGTTTCCGCGGCCGGCTGCTCGCCGCGCTCGTCGGCAGCGTCGGCCTCCTCGGCCTCGCCAGCTTCCTCGTCGTCGGCCACCAGACCCAGCGGCAGGTGGACCGCGTGGCCGCCCACACGGCCGACCGGACGCGACGGGCCCTGGCCGAAGTCGAACGGCTGCGCCGTGCGGAGCTCACGCGCGTGGCGCGCCGCCTGACGAGTTCGATCCGCATCGCCGCGGCGCTCGACGCGGTCGTGTCCGGCGGCGATCGACGCGAATTCGTCGAGCAGGTCCAGTACGAGCTGGCGCTCGCCGAGCTGCGCGAAGGGCTGGTGCAGTTCAGCGACGCGCAGGGCACGCCCGTGCTCACGCTGCTCGACTCGGCGCCTGTCGACGCGGATCGGTCACGCCCGGCCCCCGTCTCCGGGGATGCCGCCGGCGCCTACCGTATCGTCGCCGGCCGCCTCTTCATGGTCATCACCGAAGCGCTGACGCTGTTTGACAGCCAGGTCGGGAGCCTCACGCTCGGCTTCGCCGTGGACGACGAGGTCGCGACGCGGCTCGCGGCGATCGTGGAGGCCGACGTCTGCTTTGCGGCCGGGCGGTGCCTGGCCGCGAGCCCGGGCGCCAAGGACGCCGCGCTCGCCATGGCGCTGGTGAGCGCGGCGAAGGTGGAGGTGCCGACGTTTCTGACCCACGGCGGCCGACGGCTCGCGATCGTGGCGACGCCGCTGGCTGGCAGCGGCCCGGCCGTCGCCGTGAGCGCCGTGCCGCTCGACGAAGTGATCGGGCCATTCGATCGCATCAGGCGCGTCGGGCTCGTGGCCGCCGCAGGCGCGCTGCTGCTCGCGGTGCTGCTCGGCGCGGTGTTGTCGGCACAACTGACCCAGCCGATTCGCACGCTCGTGGCGGCGACGACGCGGGTGCGCCGTGGCGAGTACGATTTCCAGGTGACCGTGCCACACGCTGACGAGTTCGGGACGCTGGCCGGCGCGTTCAACCAGATGACCGAAGGGCTGCTGCTGAAGGAGCGCTACCGCAGCGTGCTCGACAAGGTGGTGTCGCCCGACGTCGCGGCGGAGCTGCTCAAGGGCGACCTGCAGCTCGGCGGCGAGACGCGGGAGGTGTCGACGCTCTTTGCAGACGTGCGCGGCTTCAGCTCGCTCACCGAGCACCTGCCGCCGCAGGACGTGATCGCGATGCTCAACGAGTGGCTCGAGCTCGCGGCGCGGACGATCACCGACGAGGGCGGTGTGGTCGACAAGTACGTCGGCGACATGGTGATGGGCGTGTTCGGTGCGCCGGTGGCCGACGCGCAGCACGCACTGCACGCGGTCCGCGCGGCGCTACGGCTGCGCGACGTGACCCGTACGTTCGACCAGGCCAGGCGTGCCCGTGGCGATACCCCCTTCGCGATCGGCGTCGGCGTCAATAGCGGCCCGGCGGTGGCCGGCAACATGGGGTCGTCGACGCGACTGAACTACACGGTGCTTGGCGCCTCGGTGAATGCTGCCAATCGCCTGTGCTCGGAGGCCGGCGCCGGCGAAGTGCTGATCGGCGACCGGACGCACGCCCTCGTCGCACCGCACGTCGTGGCGCGGGCCCTCGAGCCGCGCCCCATCAAGGGCTTCTCGACGCCGGTCACGCCCTACCTGGTGCACGGACTCGCGGGCGACGCGGAGGTACGGGCGTGA
- a CDS encoding carboxypeptidase-like regulatory domain-containing protein has product MWQAFSVVRVVVVLAGVAATACGGSDGRAPLAPTPAAPVATRQVVGTVVDTDNRPVGGARVSHGLNSAESDPDGRFSLVLPVGASVFVTVDASGFESRRWGLGASPDADLRLPIARRVVITPGETLAVSLTTDDLPYYVGEVYESDYCRPCKLIRVGGEAGSAQSPRRVHVRWDGEVALGMWASDGFAGIAAEVVGPRHLSVWTVGAGDSRLLYVGVPFRNTLAQPTTFSLTVE; this is encoded by the coding sequence ATGTGGCAGGCGTTCTCCGTCGTTCGAGTCGTCGTTGTCCTGGCCGGGGTGGCTGCAACGGCGTGTGGTGGCTCCGATGGGCGCGCGCCCCTGGCGCCGACGCCGGCGGCGCCGGTGGCGACACGGCAGGTCGTCGGAACGGTCGTCGACACGGACAACCGGCCGGTTGGCGGGGCTCGCGTGTCTCACGGGCTGAACAGTGCCGAGTCGGACCCTGATGGACGATTCTCGCTGGTGCTGCCGGTCGGCGCGTCGGTGTTCGTGACCGTCGACGCCTCCGGCTTCGAATCACGCCGATGGGGTCTGGGTGCGTCACCCGACGCGGACCTGCGGCTCCCGATTGCGCGGCGGGTGGTCATCACGCCCGGTGAGACGCTCGCCGTCTCGCTGACGACCGATGACCTGCCCTATTACGTCGGCGAGGTCTACGAAAGCGACTACTGCCGTCCGTGCAAGCTGATTCGCGTCGGCGGCGAGGCCGGCAGTGCGCAGTCGCCCAGACGGGTGCACGTGCGCTGGGACGGGGAGGTCGCCCTCGGGATGTGGGCCTCGGACGGCTTCGCTGGAATTGCCGCAGAGGTCGTCGGTCCACGCCACCTCTCCGTGTGGACGGTCGGTGCCGGAGACAGTCGTCTCCTCTACGTCGGCGTGCCATTCCGGAACACACTCGCCCAGCCGACCACGTTCTCGCTGACCGTCGAGTAG
- a CDS encoding Dabb family protein produces MPRLSAVILTVCALGAVTLGPLTCPTAAQAPAQAVRHVVVFKYKPEATPAQIQQITDAFRALSKSIPGITGFEDGVNNSPEGLNQGFTHVYQLTFKDAAARDAYLPHPEHKKFGQLLGASGIFVSAFVVDYSPHVTR; encoded by the coding sequence ATGCCCAGACTCTCTGCCGTCATCCTCACCGTGTGCGCGCTTGGTGCCGTGACCCTCGGTCCCCTCACCTGCCCCACCGCGGCCCAGGCGCCCGCCCAGGCCGTCCGCCACGTCGTCGTCTTCAAGTACAAGCCCGAGGCCACGCCGGCGCAGATCCAGCAGATCACCGACGCATTCCGCGCGCTGTCGAAGAGCATCCCCGGCATCACCGGGTTCGAGGATGGCGTGAACAACAGCCCGGAGGGACTGAACCAGGGCTTCACGCACGTCTATCAGCTGACCTTCAAGGATGCCGCGGCACGCGACGCCTACCTGCCGCATCCCGAGCACAAGAAGTTCGGACAACTGCTCGGCGCGAGCGGCATCTTCGTGAGCGCGTTCGTCGTGGACTACTCGCCGCACGTCACGCGGTGA
- the mmuM gene encoding homocysteine S-methyltransferase: MLHPGTRLTVLDGGLATELEARGFDLADALWSARLLADAPDAIEAVHLDYFEAGADIAITASYQASDDGFAACGYSREDTRALLQRSVALARSARDRFHARHRESGRTLRVAASIGPYGATLHDGSEYRGDYGLDEDALAAFHRPRLATLLGAAPDLLACETIPSLLEARAIVGVLHEHASARAWVTFTCRDGAHTSAGDAIADCARFLDAEPQVVAIGVNCVDPALVTALVRTIAMATAKPIVVYPNSGEVWNARAHRWEGTATRFTTDLDEWIDAGASWLGGCCRTTPADIRRVREVVDARTNA; this comes from the coding sequence ATGTTGCACCCGGGAACGCGTCTGACGGTCCTCGACGGCGGCCTCGCGACCGAGCTCGAAGCCCGCGGCTTCGACCTCGCCGATGCGCTCTGGTCGGCCCGGCTTCTCGCCGACGCCCCAGACGCCATCGAGGCCGTCCACCTCGACTACTTCGAGGCCGGCGCCGACATCGCCATCACCGCCAGTTACCAGGCGAGTGACGACGGGTTCGCCGCATGCGGGTACTCGCGCGAGGACACCAGAGCCCTCCTGCAACGCTCGGTCGCGTTGGCACGCTCGGCGCGCGACCGATTCCACGCCCGCCACCGCGAGTCCGGACGGACGCTGCGTGTCGCCGCCTCCATCGGGCCGTATGGAGCCACCCTCCACGACGGATCGGAGTATCGCGGTGACTACGGGCTGGACGAAGACGCGCTCGCGGCGTTTCACCGTCCGCGGCTGGCCACGCTCCTCGGGGCCGCACCGGACCTGCTCGCCTGCGAGACCATTCCATCCCTGCTCGAGGCGCGGGCCATCGTCGGCGTGTTGCACGAGCACGCGTCTGCCCGGGCATGGGTCACCTTCACCTGTCGCGACGGCGCGCACACGTCCGCCGGTGACGCGATCGCGGACTGCGCGCGGTTTCTCGACGCAGAACCACAGGTGGTCGCGATCGGGGTCAACTGCGTGGACCCGGCTCTGGTGACCGCCCTCGTGCGCACCATCGCCATGGCCACCGCCAAGCCGATCGTCGTCTACCCGAACTCCGGGGAGGTGTGGAACGCTCGTGCCCACCGGTGGGAGGGCACTGCCACCCGCTTCACCACGGATCTGGACGAGTGGATCGACGCCGGGGCATCGTGGCTCGGCGGGTGCTGCCGCACCACACCCGCGGATATCCGGAGGGTCCGCGAGGTCGTCGACGCGCGCACCAACGCCTGA
- a CDS encoding alpha/beta hydrolase, with the protein MSRSTREAVTRAFLLVAIGCLAGTSQQAQAQEHVLPLYDRTMPNARPTTATERVEARDITWITNVRDPQIAVFLPTRKFATGQAVIICPGGGYGGLAYDLEGTDIARSLNAIGVAGVVLKYRLPSTDGSVEPHKTPLLDATRAMRLVRSRAAQWNIDPARIGIMGFSAGGHLASTLGTHFDNGDATAADPVDRLSSRPDFMILMYPVISFVDAAAHTGSRKNLLGDAPPPDRVAYYSNELQVTSETPPTFLVHASDDTAVPVDNSLLMYKALRRARVPAELHVLSEGGHGFGLALDNAHVASWTTSLKLWLQALATPAR; encoded by the coding sequence ATGTCCCGAAGCACCCGCGAGGCCGTGACGCGTGCGTTCCTGTTGGTCGCCATCGGGTGCTTGGCCGGAACGAGCCAGCAGGCGCAGGCACAGGAACATGTGCTCCCGCTCTACGACCGCACGATGCCGAACGCCAGGCCCACCACGGCGACAGAGCGGGTCGAGGCTCGCGACATCACGTGGATCACCAACGTGCGCGATCCGCAGATCGCCGTGTTCCTGCCGACCAGGAAGTTCGCCACCGGCCAGGCCGTGATCATCTGCCCGGGCGGCGGCTATGGCGGGCTGGCCTATGACCTCGAGGGGACCGACATCGCCCGGTCTCTCAACGCCATCGGGGTGGCGGGTGTCGTCCTGAAGTACAGGCTACCGTCCACGGACGGCAGCGTGGAGCCGCACAAGACGCCGCTGCTCGATGCGACGCGCGCCATGCGCCTGGTTCGATCCCGCGCGGCCCAGTGGAACATCGACCCCGCCCGCATCGGCATCATGGGGTTCTCGGCGGGCGGCCATCTGGCGTCGACGCTGGGCACCCACTTCGACAACGGAGACGCCACAGCGGCGGACCCGGTCGACCGGCTCAGCTCCCGGCCGGACTTCATGATCCTGATGTATCCCGTCATCTCGTTCGTGGATGCCGCGGCGCACACGGGCTCGCGGAAGAACCTGCTCGGCGACGCTCCCCCACCCGACCGGGTCGCCTACTACTCGAACGAGCTGCAGGTGACGAGCGAGACGCCACCGACGTTCCTGGTACACGCCAGCGACGACACGGCCGTGCCAGTGGACAACTCCCTGCTGATGTACAAGGCACTCCGGCGGGCGCGCGTCCCTGCCGAACTGCATGTGCTCTCGGAAGGGGGGCACGGCTTTGGCCTGGCTCTCGACAACGCGCACGTGGCGTCGTGGACCACCAGCCTGAAGCTATGGCTCCAGGCGCTCGCGACACCGGCACGCTAG